A genomic stretch from Methylophilus medardicus includes:
- the fliJ gene encoding flagellar export protein FliJ translates to MAKQSTQTLTLLIQLASDAVDEAMQALAQAMQQLEQAQQQRTMLEQYQQEYEQQWQNASQKGLKADLYRNFQGFFSQLELAVRSQNAQIEQCQANVVHKRQLLQEKQRKQKSFEVLMTRAETQQAKVEGKRDQKLMDEFASRAKRARV, encoded by the coding sequence ATGGCCAAACAGTCGACACAAACACTTACCTTGCTCATCCAGCTCGCCTCGGATGCGGTAGATGAAGCCATGCAAGCGTTAGCCCAAGCCATGCAGCAACTCGAGCAGGCACAGCAACAACGCACCATGTTGGAACAATACCAGCAAGAATATGAGCAGCAATGGCAAAACGCCTCGCAAAAAGGGCTCAAAGCGGATTTATACCGTAATTTTCAGGGCTTTTTCTCGCAATTGGAATTGGCCGTGCGCAGTCAAAATGCTCAAATCGAACAATGCCAAGCAAATGTTGTGCACAAACGACAGCTTTTGCAGGAAAAACAGCGCAAACAAAAATCTTTTGAAGTATTGATGACGCGGGCCGAGACGCAACAAGCAAAAGTTGAAGGTAAACGTGATCAAAAACTGATGGATGAATTTGCCAGCCGTGCCAAACGCGCACGTGTGTAA